Genomic DNA from uncultured Desulfuromusa sp.:
TTCCCCCGGATGCGGGGTCAAAATAAGGGGCTGTTCACGACGTCCCTGCAAACATTCCAGCTGACCGGAAAGCAAACTGATGCCATCAGCATCGATAACAATTGGAACAGATGCCGAGACCACCAGCGATCTGACCAGTGCAGACAGTTCAGAACTTTGGCCCAACCCCGGCCCAATTGCCAACCCCTGCCGTGCAGTTATAAGCTCCTCGATCTGTGTTTTTGCCTGGAGACAAATCAAACCATCAACCGACGGCAAGGCACAACTCATCGCTTCAGTCAGTTTGACTTCAATAATGTCATGAACACTATCCGGAACAGCAACCGTCACTAAGCCACAGCCACTGCGTGCGGCAGCATTGCCAGCCAGAGCAGCTGCTCCCGTTTTTCCCGGAGAACCTGCAACAATCAACAGATGACCAAAAGTCCCTTTGTGACCATGAAATGAACGGTCTGGAAGCAATGCCTGTGCATCTAATACGTCAAGGAGATGGACATGACTGGAGAAATCTTGTCTCCCGGCCTGAGGAATACCGATATCAACAACTTTCAGATCACCGACATACCTTGCTCCCGGATAACTGGCATGGCCAATTTTAGCATGATCAAAAGTCGCAGTCAGGGTTGATTGCACCGCCAAACCACAGATTCGTCCCGTTGAACTATCAACTCCGGAAGGAATATCAACCGCAAAAACCGGAGCCACTGATTCGTTCATAAGGTTTATCGCTGCCGCCTGCTTCCCAACGACATCAGAACTCAAACCAGTCCCAAATATGGCATCGACAATAAGTGCCGGTGCGGCTGCAGCAAAACTCTTCTGCAATTCCGGAATATTCTCAACAAATGTGATCGGAAGTTCCAGCTGACGAACAATATTCAACATCACCCCGGCATCACCGGAAATAGAATTTTCAAGACCAAGAACCAGGGTCGATACCTGCCAGCCTCGTTCCGCAAGAATGCGGGCCATCACATAGCCATCGCCGCCATTATTCCCTTTACCCGCCAGGATCAGCACTGGTCCGGGAAAATATTGACTGAACGCCTTCTCAAACAAATCACAGCACGAGCGTCCTGCGTTTTCCATCAATACAACCCCAGGAACTCCTAGCCCCTGAATTGCCTGTCGATCAAGAGCCATAATCTCACCGGCATTACAAAGTCGCATCAGTCCTCCAGAATCACGGTGGCGACAGCGTAATCGCCATCATGAGAGTAACTCAGGTGAACCTTATTGGCTCCACGCTCGATCATTAATTCAGCTGCACGGTCAGAGAGTTCAAGAGAAGGGCAGCCCAAAGAATCAAGGACAACACAGATCTGTCGCCAGGCCAAACCATTTCGCAAACCGGTTCCCAATGCTTTCAAGAAAGCCTCTTTAGCTGCAAAGCGGGCAGCGAGATGATGAACCGGATCACGTTTTTGCAGTGAATAGCGCCTTTCTTCATCACTAAAAATCCGGTTCAAAACCTGATTATCAGGATCAAGAAACTTCCGAAAGCGCTCACTACGGGCGAGGTCTGTCCCTATTCCAATGATTGCCAAAGCTACCTCTTCAACCTTTCCAGCATTTCACGTACGGCCTTATCCATCCCCACAAGAGAAGCTCGAGACACGATACTGTGGCCGATATTAAACTCTTCGACCCCATTCAGAGCGACCACTGGAACAATATTTCGATAATCAAGCCCATGTCCTGCATTGATTCCAAGTCCAAGTTTACGGGCGGCACTGATTGCCAGCTCAATGCGCGCTAATTGCTCGCGCTTCTCCTTTTCCGTCTTGACCTCACAGTACATTCCTGTATGGATTTCCATATAGTCTGCACCAACCTTATGACTGGCCTTAATCTGCTCAACATCAGGCTCTATAAATAAGCTGACAATAATTCCGGCCTGTTTCAGCAAAGCGATATTTTGTTTGAGTGTGCTTTGCATTGAAATGACGTCCAAACCACCTTCAGTGGTCAATTCATGTCGTCCTTCAGGGACCAGAGTCACAGAGTCTGGAAGAGTTTTTAATGCAATAGCCACCATCTCATCCGTCAGAGCCATCTCCAGATTCATGCGCGTTTTAATTGTCTGACGCAAAATTTCAACATCACGGTCCTGAATATGGCGTCGGTCCTCACGTAGATGGATGGTAATCCCATCAGCCCCAGCCAGTTCTGCAAGAACAGCGGCCGCAACGGGGTCTGGTTCAGCCCCTCCACGAGCTTGTCGAATTGTTGCTATATGATCAACATTAACGCTCAGTTTCACCATTTTTCATACTCCCGGTTAAGATTTCAAGCTCCCAGATGCTCTCGTACGACTCCTGCAACCTGCTGTGCAAGAGTCTCAATGCGGCTTTGATTTTCACCTTCAATCATGACCCTGAGTAAGGCCTCAGTGCCGGAATAGCGAACGAGCAGACGACCATTTTCACCAAGCTCAGTTTCAACTTGATCCATCATTTCTTTGATTGGTTTTATTTTATTTAAATCGGTTTTTTTCCGAACCTTGACATTGACCAAAACCTGCGGAAGCGAAGTCATCACCTGAGCCAATTTGGAAAGTTTTTCTCCGCTACGCTTGATAATTGCCAGAACCTGCAAAGCCGAAAGAATACCGTCTCCTGTCGTATTGTGATCAAGAAAAATCATATGCCCGGACTGTTCACCACCAAGGTTATAACCTTCTTTGAGCATTTCCTCGACAACATAGCGATCTCCGACGGCAGTTCTGACAACCTGACCGCCCACCTTTTTCATCGCGATGTCCAACCCCATATTACTCATAACGGTAGCGACAACAGTATTTTTATTTAACTGTCCCGCCTTAATCAACTCGGTCCCACAAAGCGCCATAATGTGGTCACCATCAACCGTATGTCCTTTTTCATCAACAAAAATAACCCGGTCAGCATCACCATCCAGAGCAATTCCCAGATCCGCTCGATATTCGCGCACCTTTTCAGCCATAACTTCCGGATGCATTGACCCACAGCCTTCATTGATGTTCATCCCGTTGGGACTGACTCCAAGTGGAATCACCTCAGCGCCGAGCTCCGTCAAAACGGCAGGGGCAACTTTATAACCTGCGCCATGAGCGCAATCGAGAACAATCCTTATGCCGTCAAGATCCAGATCCTTCGGGAATGTATTTTTTAGAAAAACAACATATCGTCCGATAGCATCGGAGATACGATAAGCCTTTCCGACCTCATCGGCGATGGGTCTCAGTTCATCCAGTCGATGATTGATAATAAGATCCTCAATTTTCAATTCAAGTTCATCCTGGAGCTTGTAGCCGGTACTCGAAAAAAACTTGATCCCATTATCCTGATAGGGGTTATGAGACGCACTGATGACAACACCTGCATCAGCCCGCATTGAAGATGTAAGAAAAGCAATCCCGGGCGTTGGCAAAGGGCCCACGATCAGGACATCAACGCCCATCGAACAGATCCCTGCAACCAATGCATTTTCAATCATATAACCCGACAGTCGCGTATCTTTACCAATTACAACACGATGACGCCGCTTTCCTCCGTTTTTAAAAACAAAGGCTGCCGCTCGCCCGAGTTGCATCGCCATTTCAGTCGTCATCGGGTCAATATTTGCAACACCTCTGACGCCATCGGTGCCGAACAATTTTTTTTCCATTCTCAATTTCCCCCTTCAGGTATCTGTTGATTCGGTTGCGGCTCTACGGTTTCAATTTCATCTGCTGTGCTTATTACAGTTTGAATATCAACTTGAACCTCGGTCGTCTTTTCATCTTTAAAATGAGTATAGGTTCCTCGATGAACCAACGGGACAATAAGTGAAAATCCCTCATTCACTCCATTCAGATCAACGTCTTCTGTTGTCACTTCACTGACGCTTTTGAGTTCGGTTTCCGCCCCTTCGATAATGACTTCATCAGGAACAGCCTTGATACTTGCGACCTCAAAACCAGATAACGGCTCTCCGATAAGCGCTATCTTGATGGGGACCCGTTTCTGTTTTATCCGTTCCAGTTTCAGGTCAATAAAAGATGGCGACAAACGGGTCACACGCAAACCGCTTGGTAAATTCAATCTCTCTTCCAGGCGTTTAAAGGTTGTCAGCCCCGGTTTCAAATCAGTCAAATCGACAATAATACTGATATCATTCGGACTCACCTTCATTTGCAACGTTCGTGGACCACTGACCCGAACATCAACCATACTGGGAACTTCATTTGCAACCATCAGCGATTGGGGAATATTCTGCAGCTCCAGAGGAACCCGATATCCGACCTCAAGTCGTCGCTCCCCCATAATAAACATCCAAAGCAGCAGTGCAAGAATCAGGGAGATTATTTTTAATGTCCAATTTTCCGTCAACATCTTGAACATCAAACTACCCTTTCTTCTTTTGTTTTTTTGTTCTTTTCAACTTGGCTTTACGTGGCTCCAACAGGCGACCGAGAACCTTCTTTAAGCTCGCTGCATCCAGATTTCTGGTCATGCCTCCATTGACGGCAACGGAAATGTTACCGGTTTCCTCAGAAACAATAATGGCAACCGCATCTGATAATTCCGTCAAACCAAGTGCGGCCCTGTGACGGGTCCCCAGATCCTTAGTCAGATCCAGCCCCCGACTCAGCGGCAGGAAACATCCCGCCAATGCCAGACGTCCCTGTTGGACAACCAGAGCCCCGTCATGGATAGGAGATGAAGGCATAAAAATTGCCCGAATCAACTCACAGGTGACCCGAGCATCAATGGAGGTTCCAGACTCCAGAATATCTTTAATTCCCGTTTCCCGCTCCAATGCTATAAGAGCCCCTATTTTCCGGCTTCCCAGAGCGCCACAAGCCTTGACCAATTCGTCAATAACAACAGATTCTTCATCCGCGCTCATCCCCCCCAGAAAAGGATTACTCCCGACATGCATCAAGGCCCGACGAATATCGTTCTGAAAAATAACAACGATAACAAGGATGATTGAAGAAAGAAAGTTACTGAGAAACCAGTTGAGGGTGTGAAGGTCACCGACCCGAGAGGCCATATAGACAGCAAGAATAACTGCCAGGCCAAGCAGCATTTGAACCGCCCGAGTTCCCTTGATAAGAAGAATTATTCGATAAATGATAAAAGCAACAATACTGATGTCCAGAATATCGAGAAAGCGAATATTTATGAAGACATCTAACATTGCGGCCACCGTACGAAGGCTATCTGGATAGATTCAACCAGTTACAACAGAATGAGTGAGAAAACACATTGTGGCTTATAGCAGCTTCTGCTCTCGAATCGCCCAGGCGACTAATGCGGCCTCCTTCGCCGGCCGTACGTCGTGAACCCGAAAAATATGAACCCCGTCACTCACGCCCGATGCAATCGTCGCCAAAGTTCCAAAAAGCCTTTTCTGTGGATTATCCTGATTTAGAATTTTGCCGATAAAACTTTTCCTTGATGTCCCCAACAACACTGGGTAACCAAGAAGACTTATTTTTTTTAAGTGATGCAGCAACTCCAGATTTCCCGTAGCGGTTTTACCAAAACCAATGCCGGGATCAACCGCAATTCGGTCAGAAGCAACCCCAGCCAGCAAAGCAAGATCGATACTTTTTTGCAAACCATCGATGACTTCAGCCGGCAGATCATCGTAATCGGTTAGCTTCTGCATCATTTCAGGCCGACCGCTGGTATGCATTAGAAACAAACCAGCTTTTGTCTCTGCAGCAACGGTTGCCATTTCCGAATCAAAGGTCAGCCCACTGATATCATTAATAAAGTTAACCCCGGCGGCAACAGCTTCCCGGGCAACCAACGCCTTATTCGTATCAATAGACAGAGGTAAATCTGTTCTGGAACGAAGCCCTTTTATCACAGGAAGAACTCTTGCCAGCTCCTCATCGGCTGAGACAGGTAAAGAGCCTGGCTTGGTCGTCTCTCCACCAATATCCAGAATAGCGGCTCCTTCTTTCTCCATAGCCAGCCCCTGCTGTACGGCTGAATCAGTCCGGAGAAATTGGCCACCATCCGAAAAAGAATCCGGGGTCACATTTAAAATTCCCATAATGCATGGTCGCGTCAAATCAAGCTGACAGTCACGACCATGCATTTTTTGGATACTGTGATCGTCAGGACTCAGGGGTTTCCCCCTCCTTGGTTTCAGAAGCAGATTCTATATTTTCACCAGCTTCTTGTTTTGGTTCGCTTGCTGCATTCACATCAGCGACAGGGTTTTCAAAACTAAAATCACCTTCTTGCGTTTCTTCTTGTGCTTGAGCGGCAACCTTAGTGGCTAAATGGTCCGGCAAACCTTCCGGAAAAACAACGGCCAAAATTTCCGCACTATCCAGGGTTTCTTTCTCTAATAAAAGTTCGGACAAAGCAATCAGTTGTGGTTGATTCTCTTTGAGCAGCGTCCTGGTTGCTTCATAATTTTCATTGACGATCCGGCGAATTTCATTATCGATATCAACGGCGGTCGCTTCACTATAGTTTTTTACATGGCCCATATCGCGGCCAAGGAAGACTTCCCCCCCTTCTTTTTCGCCAAACGCCATTGGTCCTATCTTTTCGCTCATCCCCCACTCACAAACCATCTTCCGAGCAATAGCGGTCACCCGCTCAAGGTCGTTACTGGCACCACTTGTCACCGACTCAAAAGTTAACTCTTCTGCAATCCGGCCTCCAAGCAGTGAACGGATGCGGATATGCAAGCCTTTGGCTGTTTCACTGTATTTTTCCTCAGTCGGAAGATACATTGTGACCCCCATGGCCCGGCCACGTGGAATAATTGACACCTTATGCACCGGATCAGATCCCGGGCTCAAAAGAGAAACCAATGCGTGGCCGGCTTCATGATAGGCAGTCACCTTTTTCTCTTCTTCAGTAATAACCATTGAGCGCCGTTCAGCTCCCATAAGAACCTTGTCTTTGGCCGCTTCAAAATCATCTTTCTCCACCTTGCCTTTATTGGCGCGTGCCGCCAGCAAAGCAGCCTCATTGATCAAGTTTGCCAGATCAGCACCAGAGAACCCCGGTGTTGCTTTGGCAATAACCTCAAGGTTCACATCTTCAGCCATAGGAACCTTGCGGGAATGGACAACGAGGATTTTATGCCGCCCCTTGATGTCAGGCCGCGGAACCATGACCTGGCGGTCAAAACGACCGGGACGCAACAAAGCCGGATCCAGAACATCCGGTCGGTTCGTGGCTGCAACCAGGATGACGCCTTCGTTTGATTCAAAACCATCCATCTCGACAAGCAACTGATTCAAAGTCTGCTCTCGCTCATCATGCCCACCACCAAGACCGGCACCGCGATGACGTCCAACCGCATCAATCTCATCGATAAAAATGATACAGGGAGCATTTTTCTTACCTTGCAGAAACAGGTCGCGGACACGACTGGCCCCAACCCCGACAAACATTTCCACGAAATCGGAACCTGAGATTGTAAAAAACGGAACCCCGGCTTCACCGGCAACCGAGCGCGCCAAAAGCGTCTTACCTGTCCCGGGTGAACCAACAAGCAGAACCCCTTTGGGAATTTTCCCACCAAGTTTGGTGAATTTTTTTGGATCTTTCAGAAACTCGACAACCTCTTCAAGTTCCTGTTTCGCTTCGTCAACCCCGGCAACATCTTTAAAAGTCACCAGACCCTGGGTATCAGTCAGCAGCTTCGCCTTACTCTTACCGAAACTCATCGCCTTGCCACCGCCACCCTGCATTTGACGCATAAAGAAGATCCAAACAGCGATCAGCAGCAAAATCGGCCCCCAGGAAATCAACAATGTAAACCAGAAACCCTGATCATCAACCGGCTTGGCTTCAAGGACAACCCCTTTAGCTTTCAACTCGGGAATCAGTTGCTCATCCATCGGTGCATAAGTCTGAAACTTGCTCCCGTCAGTCAGAACTCCGGAAACCTGGTTCCCTTGAAAGGTGATATTGGTCACCTGACCTGAATCCACAGCACTGAGAAATTCCGTATAATTGAGCTTTTTTTGCTCCGTATCTTTTTGAGTCATCATATTGAAAAGCATGATCATCAATAAAGAAATGACCAGCCATAACGCTAAATTTTTTTGAAATTGGCTCACAAGACCCCCTATGGAGTTATTTGATTAATTATTAAGTAGCATCCGGATAAAAACTGAGTAAAACTAGCTGAAAAAACTACCATAAAAGAACCTTAAGCGACAACCCTTTTGTCCCTCTTTTTAACTCATCAAATCAGCTCAATACGCAGAACTTTCCCTTGACCTTGCTCCGCAATCGCATAATCTGAACGACGTTCTCCAACCACCCACAGAATTATATCCCCACAAACCAGAAGAGGCATCCTCAATCGTGCTTCCTTTTCAATCCGATTATCCGAAAAAAAGCTCTTCAGTTTTTTATGACCAGACATTCCCAGCGGCTTAAACCGGTCTCCCGGGAGCCAACTACGAACTCTTAGCGGTTGGGGCAGATGGGCTAAAGAATATTCTGAGACTGATGCTGATTCACCTTCAAGCTCATCCTGTATGCAGGTCCGCAACACCCGCCCATCGGGAAGCTCAAGCTCCCCCAAAGAGGGTAAAGAAAGATCAAAAGAATCCGGCGATAACGGTGCTTCTTCCCGAAACCAGAGAGTCTGATAGCGACGGGCCACCCAACACCCCGGCAGGTCAAGTTGCGACTGGCTCCTCTGGCCGACCAGAAGGGTTTCAATTGCCTGCAAATGAACCGCCTCTATGCGATGCAGATCATCACCACGAACCTGACGTAAAACCTCACGTATCATCCGTACGCGAACAGCCGGATGCAGCGTCAATAAAGAGTCCCGTCGCAATCGCAGACCATCGTTGCACGATAGAACCAGTTCTTTCATATTCTGTTCAACCTGCTCCCGCCAGAAATCCTCTTCGGTTTGAATCTGCTGCGTTAATCCAGCTATCTGACAACCAAAGTTGGGATTAATCTCCAACAATTGTGGAATCAGCTTATGGCGTAGTCGGTTGCGTAAAAACTTCGGGCTTTTATTGCTTTCATCTTCAACCCAACTCAGATCATTCTGTTGGGCATAGTCCAGAATCTGTTCACGAGAACAGTCCAATAAAGGGCGCCACCAAATCCCT
This window encodes:
- the acpS gene encoding holo-ACP synthase encodes the protein MAIIGIGTDLARSERFRKFLDPDNQVLNRIFSDEERRYSLQKRDPVHHLAARFAAKEAFLKALGTGLRNGLAWRQICVVLDSLGCPSLELSDRAAELMIERGANKVHLSYSHDGDYAVATVILED
- the folP gene encoding dihydropteroate synthase codes for the protein MHGRDCQLDLTRPCIMGILNVTPDSFSDGGQFLRTDSAVQQGLAMEKEGAAILDIGGETTKPGSLPVSADEELARVLPVIKGLRSRTDLPLSIDTNKALVAREAVAAGVNFINDISGLTFDSEMATVAAETKAGLFLMHTSGRPEMMQKLTDYDDLPAEVIDGLQKSIDLALLAGVASDRIAVDPGIGFGKTATGNLELLHHLKKISLLGYPVLLGTSRKSFIGKILNQDNPQKRLFGTLATIASGVSDGVHIFRVHDVRPAKEAALVAWAIREQKLL
- a CDS encoding pyridoxine 5'-phosphate synthase; translation: MVKLSVNVDHIATIRQARGGAEPDPVAAAVLAELAGADGITIHLREDRRHIQDRDVEILRQTIKTRMNLEMALTDEMVAIALKTLPDSVTLVPEGRHELTTEGGLDVISMQSTLKQNIALLKQAGIIVSLFIEPDVEQIKASHKVGADYMEIHTGMYCEVKTEKEKREQLARIELAISAARKLGLGINAGHGLDYRNIVPVVALNGVEEFNIGHSIVSRASLVGMDKAVREMLERLKR
- the glmM gene encoding phosphoglucosamine mutase, which gives rise to MEKKLFGTDGVRGVANIDPMTTEMAMQLGRAAAFVFKNGGKRRHRVVIGKDTRLSGYMIENALVAGICSMGVDVLIVGPLPTPGIAFLTSSMRADAGVVISASHNPYQDNGIKFFSSTGYKLQDELELKIEDLIINHRLDELRPIADEVGKAYRISDAIGRYVVFLKNTFPKDLDLDGIRIVLDCAHGAGYKVAPAVLTELGAEVIPLGVSPNGMNINEGCGSMHPEVMAEKVREYRADLGIALDGDADRVIFVDEKGHTVDGDHIMALCGTELIKAGQLNKNTVVATVMSNMGLDIAMKKVGGQVVRTAVGDRYVVEEMLKEGYNLGGEQSGHMIFLDHNTTGDGILSALQVLAIIKRSGEKLSKLAQVMTSLPQVLVNVKVRKKTDLNKIKPIKEMMDQVETELGENGRLLVRYSGTEALLRVMIEGENQSRIETLAQQVAGVVREHLGA
- the cdaA gene encoding diadenylate cyclase CdaA: MLDVFINIRFLDILDISIVAFIIYRIILLIKGTRAVQMLLGLAVILAVYMASRVGDLHTLNWFLSNFLSSIILVIVVIFQNDIRRALMHVGSNPFLGGMSADEESVVIDELVKACGALGSRKIGALIALERETGIKDILESGTSIDARVTCELIRAIFMPSSPIHDGALVVQQGRLALAGCFLPLSRGLDLTKDLGTRHRAALGLTELSDAVAIIVSEETGNISVAVNGGMTRNLDAASLKKVLGRLLEPRKAKLKRTKKQKKKG
- a CDS encoding CdaR family protein, whose product is MFKMLTENWTLKIISLILALLLWMFIMGERRLEVGYRVPLELQNIPQSLMVANEVPSMVDVRVSGPRTLQMKVSPNDISIIVDLTDLKPGLTTFKRLEERLNLPSGLRVTRLSPSFIDLKLERIKQKRVPIKIALIGEPLSGFEVASIKAVPDEVIIEGAETELKSVSEVTTEDVDLNGVNEGFSLIVPLVHRGTYTHFKDEKTTEVQVDIQTVISTADEIETVEPQPNQQIPEGGN
- a CDS encoding NAD(P)H-hydrate dehydratase, with amino-acid sequence MRLCNAGEIMALDRQAIQGLGVPGVVLMENAGRSCCDLFEKAFSQYFPGPVLILAGKGNNGGDGYVMARILAERGWQVSTLVLGLENSISGDAGVMLNIVRQLELPITFVENIPELQKSFAAAAPALIVDAIFGTGLSSDVVGKQAAAINLMNESVAPVFAVDIPSGVDSSTGRICGLAVQSTLTATFDHAKIGHASYPGARYVGDLKVVDIGIPQAGRQDFSSHVHLLDVLDAQALLPDRSFHGHKGTFGHLLIVAGSPGKTGAAALAGNAAARSGCGLVTVAVPDSVHDIIEVKLTEAMSCALPSVDGLICLQAKTQIEELITARQGLAIGPGLGQSSELSALVRSLVVSASVPIVIDADGISLLSGQLECLQGRREQPLILTPHPGEMSRLTGLSVAEIEANRYVVAQEFAAKHGVVLLLKGARTVIAAPDGRVNINATGNDGLSSGGSGDVLTGLIGGLLAQGLDGFSAASLGAWLHGRAAELVSATQGTAGMIASDILCYLPVARQELVKGV
- the tilS gene encoding tRNA lysidine(34) synthetase TilS; amino-acid sequence: MKFSCLEQSIIETLPTGAGKVLVAVSGGVDSVVLLFALNRVSAFLSVALHVAHLDHQIRSESAEDAAFVQNLCSQLDIPCAIESCDVAALAKKDRSSIEMAGRQARRFFLQKVAGQVDADAIVLAHHRDDQVETFMLRLLRGSGQSGLAAMRSHQGIWWRPLLDCSREQILDYAQQNDLSWVEDESNKSPKFLRNRLRHKLIPQLLEINPNFGCQIAGLTQQIQTEEDFWREQVEQNMKELVLSCNDGLRLRRDSLLTLHPAVRVRMIREVLRQVRGDDLHRIEAVHLQAIETLLVGQRSQSQLDLPGCWVARRYQTLWFREEAPLSPDSFDLSLPSLGELELPDGRVLRTCIQDELEGESASVSEYSLAHLPQPLRVRSWLPGDRFKPLGMSGHKKLKSFFSDNRIEKEARLRMPLLVCGDIILWVVGERRSDYAIAEQGQGKVLRIELI
- the ftsH gene encoding ATP-dependent zinc metalloprotease FtsH — protein: MSQFQKNLALWLVISLLMIMLFNMMTQKDTEQKKLNYTEFLSAVDSGQVTNITFQGNQVSGVLTDGSKFQTYAPMDEQLIPELKAKGVVLEAKPVDDQGFWFTLLISWGPILLLIAVWIFFMRQMQGGGGKAMSFGKSKAKLLTDTQGLVTFKDVAGVDEAKQELEEVVEFLKDPKKFTKLGGKIPKGVLLVGSPGTGKTLLARSVAGEAGVPFFTISGSDFVEMFVGVGASRVRDLFLQGKKNAPCIIFIDEIDAVGRHRGAGLGGGHDEREQTLNQLLVEMDGFESNEGVILVAATNRPDVLDPALLRPGRFDRQVMVPRPDIKGRHKILVVHSRKVPMAEDVNLEVIAKATPGFSGADLANLINEAALLAARANKGKVEKDDFEAAKDKVLMGAERRSMVITEEEKKVTAYHEAGHALVSLLSPGSDPVHKVSIIPRGRAMGVTMYLPTEEKYSETAKGLHIRIRSLLGGRIAEELTFESVTSGASNDLERVTAIARKMVCEWGMSEKIGPMAFGEKEGGEVFLGRDMGHVKNYSEATAVDIDNEIRRIVNENYEATRTLLKENQPQLIALSELLLEKETLDSAEILAVVFPEGLPDHLATKVAAQAQEETQEGDFSFENPVADVNAASEPKQEAGENIESASETKEGETPES